In the genome of Burkholderia sp. PAMC 26561, the window TCGCGAGCAATGCGCGTCCCACGCGCGATGCGCTCGGTTTGCCAATGGCCTGCGAAATGAAGTCGCCGATTTCCACGAGCTGATCCAGATCCACCCCGGTTTCAATGCCGAGTCCATTCAGCAGGAAGATCACGTCTTCGGTCGCCACGTTGCCGGTCGCACCCTTGGCATACGGACAGCCGCCGAGCCCCGCCACCGATGCATGGAATATCTCGATGCCTTCCTGCAGCGCCGCGTAGACATTCGCGACGGCCTGGCCGTAGGTATCGTGAAAATGGCCGGACAGCCGTTCACGCGGGAATACCTTCGATACCGCCGCCATCACCTCGCGCGTGCGCCCCGCCGTGCCGACGCCGATGGTGTCGGCAATATCGATTTCATCGCAGCCCAGCGCCTTCATGCGCTCGACGACATCGACCACGGACGCGACCGGCACGTCGCCTTGATAAGGGCAGCCGAGCGCGCAGGAAATGCTGCCGCGCACGCGTAATCCCGCTTCTTTCGCAGCCTTCGCCACCGGCTCGAACCGCGCGATGCTTTCCGCGATGCTGCAATTGATGTTCTTCTGCGAGAACGCTTCGCTCGCCGCGCCGAAGATCACGATCTCGTCGACCTTCGCTTCGAACGCTGCCTCGAAGCCCCGTAGGTTCGGCGTGAGCGCCGAGTAGATCGTGCCCGGACGCCGTTCGATTCCGGCCATGACTGCGGCGCCATCGGCCATTTGCGGCACCCATTTCGGCGATACAAACGACGCCGACTCCACGTTCTGCAAGCCAGCTTTCGCGAGCCGGTTGATCAAGTCGATCTTGAGCCCGGTCGCGACGAAATCCTTCTCGTTCTGCAGGCCGTCGCGTGGTGCGACCTCGACGATTTTCACTTTAGGCGGAAGCATGCCTGTCTCCTTTGTTGGGCGGCATCAGTAGCCGCGTTTTACGTCGACTATGCCGGATATGGGCTCACCGCGCGCAAGCGCCCGGATCTTCAGCGCAATCTGTTCGATGCTTTCATCGCGCAACGTAATGGCCGCGACATGTGGCGTGATTTCGATGCGTGGCGTGGTCCAGAACGGATGATTATCGGGCAAGGGCTCCTGATGAAAGACATCGAGCGCCGCCGCCGCGACCTGGCCGGTCTTCATGGCGCGCAGCAGATCGTCATCCACGACGTGCGCGCCGCGCGCCAGGTTCACGATATACGCCCCCGCCGCAAGCCGCTCGAACGCGCGGGCGTTCAGGATGCCTTCGGTGTCCGGCGTGTGCGGCAACAGGTTGATGAGCATCTTCGCGCCATCGAGGAACGCATCGAATTGTTCCGCGCCCGCGAAAGTCTGCACGCCTTCAATCTCGCGTTTCGTGCGGCTGAAACCGCGAACGGGGACGCCGAGCGTGGTCAGCGTTCGAGCCACGCGTGCGCCGAGCACCCCCATTCCCAGCACGCCGACCGTGAATGTCTTGCGCGGATGCGGCTCGAGCTTTTCCCATCGATGCTCACGCTGGATCGCCTCGTACTCGTCCATCCGGCGCAGATAGCGCAGCACCGTGTAGATCGCGTATTCCTCCATTTGCTGCGCCATGCCGCTGTCTTCCAGGCGCACGAGCAGCGCATTGGGCGGCAGCGTGCCCGGTTCCTTGCGTTCGATATCGAGGATTGCATCCACGCCAGCGCCGAGATTGAACACCGCCTGCAGATCCGGGCGGTTCGCGAACAATTCACGCGGCGCGCGCCAGACGACGGCGTAATCGGCGGGGGCGTTATCGCCGGGTTGCCATAGTCGGATATCCGCTTCTGGAAGCGCGCGGGACAGGTCATCGAGCCACTCCTGGGCCTCGGCTTGATGCTCGTAGAGAATGATCTTCATCGATGGGTCGTGTTCGCTGGAGTAATGAGGCGGTTGCGCAAGTGGATTCACGCATTTTACGGTTTCGCCGATAAAACCGCCCTCCGGTAAAAAAGGGTCGCCGGCTCGCCGATAACCAAATGACGATAAGTTGGTTCTCGCCAACGCCGCCTCGCAGCAGAATTGGTCCTCACCATGCCGGCTTTGGCCGCAGCGAGGTTCACATGAGTTCAAACAGCACATCCGCCTGGCCGCCGCGACTCGTCACCGTGCCGGGTCTGCACGGCAGCGAGGGCGCGCATTGGCAAACGTGGCTCGAGCGGCAATTGCCGAAATCGCGCCGCGTCATGCAGGACGACTGGGACGCGCCACAACTCGATACTTGGGCGCAAGCCGTCGCGGACACGGTATCGAGCGTTCGCGGCCGCGTCATTCTCGCGGCGCACAGTTTCGGCTGCCTCGCGGCGGCGCATGCGATCGCTGAAGTTTTGACGGGCGATGCCGTCGCAGGCGTGCTGTTCGTCGCGCCGGCAAGCCCCGACAAATTTCGGTTCGCGGGCACGTTCGAGGCGCGCAAGCTGAACGTGCCGTCGGTGCTGATCGCGAGCCAGACGGATCCATGGATGCCCTTCGACGATGCCCTGCGTCTTGCCAGCCAGTTCGGCAGCGCGCTGGTGAATCTCGGCGACGCCGGCCATATCAACACGGCCGCGGGCTTCGGTCCGTGGCCGCGCGCGAAGTATTTTGTCGATACGCTGATCCATTGCGCCGCGCCGTCGCATTTCGGCGAGAAGAAAGCAGTGGCGCGCGACGTATTCGAGCGCTTCGAACAACCGGCGTATGGATAACGCATCCGACCGTTTGCGGCCCGAACCTTCGAATGTTTTCGATAGAATCGCCGCTGGCGGCGGTTTTTACTATTCGAACAATCGGGGGATACATGGCGGGTTTGAAGCACTGGGCTGCATTCGCGGCGTTGGGTCTGAGCACGTTCGCGCATGCGGACACGTCGTTGCTGAACGTTTCTTACGACGTGACGCGCGAGTTGTACAAGGACATCGATACAGCGTTCATTGCCGACTATAAGCAGAAGAACGGCGAAACGCTGTCCGTGCGCCAGTCGCATGGGGCGTCGAGTGCACAGGCTTTGTCGGTGATGCAGGGCCTGCAGGCCGACGTCGTCACGATGAACCAGCCTAACGATGTCGACTTGCTGGTCGAACGTGGCGGCCTGGTGCCGGCCAACTGGCGCACGCATTTCCCGAACAACGCGGTGCCCTACACCACGACGATGGTGTTTCTCGTGCGCGCCGGCAACCCGAAGAACATCAAGGACTGGAGCGATCTGGCGCGCCCGGGCGTGCAGGTCGTGATCGCCAATCCGAAGACCTCGGGCAATGGGCGGTATGCGTATCTGGCGGCGTGGGGCTACAAGAAGCAGCAGGGCGCCACGGATCAACAAGCGCAAGCCTTCGAAAAAGCCATCTTCAAGAACGTGCCGGTGCTCGATACAGGCGGTCGCGGTGCGACGACGACGTTCACGCAACGGGGTATCGGCGATGTGCTGGTGACGTTCGAAAACGAAGTTGCGCTGATGGATACCGGCGCGGGCACCGGCGCGGGCGGGAAGGATTTCAGCTCGGTATATCCGTCGGTGAGCTTGCTGGCGGAGCCGCCTGTCGCGGTGGTCGACAAGGTGGTGGACAAGCGCGGCACGCGCAAACAGGCGCAGGCGTACCTGCAGTATTTGTGGACGCCGGCGGTGCAGGAAATCATCGCGCAACATCATTTGCGGCCGCGTAATGCCGAGGTGCTGGCAAAGCACGCAAGCGAATTCAAGCCGATCAAGACGTTCACGGTGGAACAGGTTTTTGGCAACTGGCAGAAAGCCCAGCAAACCCATTTCGCCGATGGCGGGACGTTCGATCAGGTGATTGTGGACAAGAATTGAAGCTGATGCGAAAGGGCGTTCCAACCTGAGTTGGAACGCCCTTTTTACTTAGCGGTGAGAGTCAGGCTTACTGCACCTGCGCATGCCCGCATTTCACATCGCACGCGTCCGCCGTTTCCATCTGCTGAGAAGCCTCGGCGCGCATTCCCAGACGTTCCAGCAATTTCCGGTCGGCTTCTGCTTGCGGGTTGCTTGTCGTCAGCAACTGGTCGCCGTAGAAGATCGAATTCGCGCCGGCCACGAAGCACAGCGCCTGCAGCGCTTCATTCATCTGCTCGCGTCCCGCCGACAACCGCACCATTGCCTTCGGCATCGTGATGCGCGCAACCGCGATCGTGCGCACGAATTCGAACGGATCGAGCGGCGCCGTGCCCGTCAGCGGCGTGCCTTCGACCTGCACCAGATTGTTGATGGGCACTGATTCCGGATACGGCTCCATGTTCGCCAGTTGCGTGATCAACCCGGCGCGTTCACGCCGCGATTCACCCATCCCCACGATACCGCCGCAACACACGTTGATGCCGGCATCGCGTACATGTTCGAGCGTGTCCAGACGATCCTGATACGTGCGCGTCGAGATGATCTGGCCGTAGAACTCGGGCGATGTATCGAGGTTATGGTTGTAATAATCGAGGCCGGCATCGCGCAGACGGGTCGCCTGGTGCGCTTCCAGCATGCCGAGCGTCACGCAGGTTTCGAGACCCATCGCCTTCACGCCGCGAATCATGTCGGCGATCGGCTCAAGATGCTGATCCTTCGGATTGCGCCACGCCGCGCCCATGCAGAAACGGGTCGCGCCGTTCGCCTTCGCAATTTCGGCGGCCTTCAGGACTTCATCGACGGGCATCAGTTTTTCGGCTTTCAGGCCGGTGTCGTGATGCGACGATTGCGGGCAATACGCGCAATCTTCCGGGCACCCGCCGGTCTTGATGGAAAGCAGCGTGGAGAGCTGAACCGTGTTGGCATCGAAATATTCACGGTGAACCGTCTGCGCGCGAAACAGCAAGTCGTTGAAGGGCAGGTCGTAGAGCGCGACGATATCGGCGACGCGCCAGCGGGCCAGCGTTTGCGGTGCGGACGTCTGAGCGGAAGTTTCAGCAGTTTGCAATTGCGACATGTGATGATCCTTTTCGTTTTGCAGATAACGATGAATTACTGGCCTGCATCTGCCGAACGCAAAGTGTCCAGCAGCAGGGATGTATCGATATATTTCGTCGCCGTCAGCGCATCAGGCGGCGCGAGGCGGGGAATGACGCCGAGCAGCGGCGCGTTGTACTGGCTGTCGAGCCGCAACCGGATTGCTTCAATGTTCTCAGCCGGAAACAGCATGTTCGGATCGATTTGGTTCGCGACCCAGCCGACGAGATGCAACCCGCGTGCGGCAATGGCCTCGGCGCTCAGCAACGCATGGCTGATGCAACCAAGGCGCATGCCGACCACGAGCACGACCGGCAAATGCAATGCGAACGCCAGGTCGGCGGTATCGTGAACGTCGGTGAGCGGCACGCGAAATCCACCCACGCCTTCCACCACGACCACGTCCGCCTGCTTGATGGCCGCCTGATGCGCTTCCACAATGCGTGCGATGTCCAGCGACACGTTTTCGCGCGCCGCTGCAATGTGCGGCGCGGCGGCGTCCTTCAGCAAGAACGGCGTGCGTATGGATGGTGGCAGCGTGACGTTCGCGGCGGCGTCGAGTTGATCCGCGTCTTCGTTGTGCCATTCGCCATTGCGTTCGAACGCGCCGGCGGCGATGGGTTTCATCGCGGCGGCGCGCAGTCCGAGCGATGCAAATCCGTGCAGCAGCGCCGCTGAAACGAGCGTCTTGCCGATCTCGGTATCGGTGCCGGTGACGAAGATCGAGAGGGGAGCTGTCATGGTCGATTGCTCAAGGTTTGCAAGGCATGGTCGAGCTTTGCGAGGTCTTCGTGACTGTGCGCCGCCGACAACGAAATGCGCAGTCGCGATGTACCCACTGGAACCGTCGGCGGCCGGATCGCGGGAACCCACATGCGGTGTTCATCGAGCGCGGCGGCGAGCTGAAGCGTCTCTTCATTGCCGCCGATGATCAACGGCTGGACCGCCGTATGCGAATCCACCGGCTGCCATTGTGTACGCTTCAAAATAGCGCGCGTGCTGTCGATCAGTGTCGCAAGATGCGCGCGTCGTTCGTCGCCTTCGGTGCCGCCAATGATCTTCAAACTCGCCGATACCGCGTGGGCCACAGCCGGCACGGATGCCGTCGTGAAGATATACGGCCGCGCGCGCTGGACGAACCATTCGATCACGGTTTCGTGCGCGATCACGAACGCGCCCGATACACCCGCCGCCTTCCCCAGCGTGCCGACATAAACCAGGTGGGGTGAATGCAGTGCGGCATCGGCGAGCGCGCCGCGGCCTTGCGGACCGAGCACGCCGAAACCGTGCGCGTCGTCCACGACGAGCCACGCGCCGTATCGTTCGGCGACTTCGAGCAAACGCGCGAGCGGCGCAATATCGCCGTCCATGCTGAATACCGAATCCGTAACGATGATCTTCGTTGCGCCAACATTGCGCGATGCATCGAGCATGGCGTCGAGCGCTTCGGCATCGGCGTGAGGATAGATGCGGATTTCAGCACGCGATAACCGTGCGCCATCGATCAGCGATGCATGATTCAACGCGTCGCAAAACATGAGCGTGTCGCGGCCGCTCAGGGCGCCGAGCGTGGTCAGCGTTGCCAGGTTGGCCATGTAACCGGTGCTGAAGTACAGCGCACGCGCCTGGTTCACAAAACCGCCGGAGAACGCCGCCAGATCGTCTTCCAGCTTCGCGTGCGCGCGCGAATGGCCGCCGAGCAAATGCGATCCACCGCTGCCTGCGCCGTATTTGCGTGCGCCTTCGGCCAACGCTTCGCGCAAGGTCTCATGCGCGGCGAGCCCGAGATAATCGTTGCTCGCAAAGCCGATGATCTTCCGCCCATCCACCATCATGTGCGCAGCGCAGGCGCTATCCGCAACTTTCCGGCGACGACGCAACCCGTTGCGATCGATATCGGCAAGACCTTGTTTCAGCGTGTCGAACAACGCGGCCGATGTATCGCTCATGCGGCCTCCGCGAGCGTTGTATCGAAGACCTCGAGCGTGCGTTCTGCGAGCAGCGTCTGTTCGTCGTCGCTGAGAATGTACGGCGGCATCAGATAGACGGTCGTGCCGATCGGGCGCAATAAAAGCTCTTGTTTCAAGGCGTTTTCGAAGAAACGGCGCGAGAACGTGCGTGCTTGAGCCGGGTCTTCGATCACGGCATCGAACGCGAAGATCGTGCCCTGCTGACGCAGGTTTTTCACGTGCGCGTGATCTTGCAACGGGCTCAGCGCAGTGCGCAGCAACGACGACTTCCGGCGATTCTCCTCAAGCACGTTGGCCGAGTCGAAGAGATCGAGCGTCGCCAAAGCCGCGCGGCACGCAAGCGGATTCCCCGTGTACGAATGCGAGTGGAGAAAGCCGCGCGTCATGTCGTCGTCGTAGAAAGCGGCGTAGATTTCGTCCCGTGTGAGGACGATCGACAACGGCAAATATCCGCCGCTGATTCCCTTCGACAAACAAATGAAATCCGGCCAGATCCCGGCTTGCTCGCACGCAAAGAATGTCCCGCTCCGGCCGCAGCCGACAGCGATTTCATCGGCGATCAGATGCACGCCGTATTGATCACAGAGGGCGCGCAAGCCCTTCAGATAATACGGATCGTGCATCGCCATGCCGGCCGCGCACTGAACCAGCGGCTCGACGATCACCGCTGCGAGTTGCGACGCCTTGGCTTCGAACAAGGACTTCATGTCAGCGAGTGCGCGTTGCGCGACATCGCGTGCGGTCTTGCCTTCGCGGGCGTTGCGGGCATCGGGCGATGTCACAACGTGCGCGTTGCGGATCAGCGGATCGTAGGCATCCTTGAACAACGCGACATCGGTTACGCCAAGCGCGCCGATGGTCTCGCCGTGATAGCTGTTCGCGAGGCAAACGAACTCGCGTTTCTCTGTGTGCCCGCTGTTGCGCCAAAAATGGAAGCTCATTTTCAACGCGATCTCCACCGCCGAAGCGCCATCGGATGCAAAGAACGCGTGACCCAGCGTGTTGTGCGTCAACGCGTTCAACCGTTCCGCGAGAAGGACCGCCGGCTCGTGCGTGCAGCCGGCGAGCATCGCGTGTTCGAGCGTGTCGAGCTGATCCTTGAGCGCCGCGTTGATGTCGGGATTCGCATGGCCGAAGAGGTTGACCCACCAGGAACTGATGGCATCGAGATAACGATTTCCGTTGTGGTCATATAGCCACGGACCCTTGCCGCGTGCGATGGGCACGAGCGGCATGCGCTCGTGATGCTTCATTTGCGTACACGGATGCCATACGGCGCGAAGGGAGCGGGCAATCCAGTCATCGGTTGCCGGCGTGTGTTGGTTGTTCAGATTCAAAACGACTCCATGGGAGCGGCTCGTCTGTATTGCGCTTTGCAGCGCCATAAGAAAAACAGGCGGCGCTCCCGATCACAATCACGCAAGCCACGACGGCTTGCGTTTTTCCAGAAAACTGCGCACGCCATCGCGGCCTTCGTCCGAGGCGCGAATCCGTGCAATGCGGTCAGCGGTGTCCGAGATCAGCGTGTCGTCGATGGTTTTGTCGGCCAGATCGACGACCAGTTGCTTGCATTCGCGCACCGCGTTCGGACTATTTGCCGCGATGGCTGCGGCGACGGCATCGACGGTGGCATCGAGTGCTTCGTCGGACACCACCTGATGCACGAGGCCGATGCGCAGCGCTTCGTTTGCATCGATACGTTCCGCCGTCACAAAATACCGGTGCGATGCGCGCGCGCCGATCGCGCGGATGACATACGGCGCGATGGTCGCCGGCATCAGCCCGAGCTTTGCCTCGGAGAGACAGAAGTGCGCCGAATCCGCCGTTATCGCGATGTCCGCTACCGCCACGAGACCCATGCCGCCCGCGTATGCGTCGCCCTGAACGCAGGCGATCACCGGTTTTCTGCACGTGTAGATGGTGTTGAGCATGGTCGCGAGACCGAGGGCATCGGCGCGATTTTCCGCGTCCGAGTAGTCCGCCATGCGTTTCATCCAGTTGAGGTCGGCGCCGGCGCAGAACGACGGGCCGTTCGCGGCGAGGATGATCACGCGTATCGACGCGTCGTCGGCCAGGGCGCGAAACGCGGCGGTCAATTCGACGATGGTGGCGTCGTCGAAGGCGTTGCGCACGTCCGGGCGATTGAGCGTGACGCGCGCCACGTGGCCATCGGCGGTGACGGTCAGGCGCTGTAGATTCATGTCGGGCATAGGGGTTCGCGGGGTGCGCGCGGCTCGGTGTTTCGATGAGTATCGATTATCTCTAAATTTGTCGCGGGAGTTTTGGTTTGCACGCCGGTGGGGCCTCCGGCGGGCGTGGCACGCGGTGGGGGTTTTTTTGTCTTTGACGCTAACGTCGGTCTATTGGGAGGCTTTTTGGAGGGAATTGACGGGAAGTTGAGCGGGGAGGTGGTTGCTGGACGGTTTTGGAAGCGGTCGGGGTTGGTGCTGGGTTGCTGCTGGGTTGCTGCTGTTTGGGCTTGCTTGGGTTTCGTTCTAGCTGATCTCTTTAGCACTATTAGCCACTGTCCGTGGCGGGACTTCATTTCTTTGTCCAACGGCGACAAAGAAACGAAGCAAAGAAAACGCCTCCCAACCGCTAATTCTTAAGTGTCCCGAGCGTGCAATGTCAACTGTTTGGTACTTCAGAAGAACGCTCGACGCCATAACCACGAACACTTGAAACCCTCCCCCTCCGTCAACCGCAACCCACACGCTTCGCCACCAGTGTGGGAATCCGTTAACCAGGCTTCCGCGCTTCGCGCCCTGGCGCCCAAATGGAGGGGCTGGTTGTACTGGTTACGTTTGATTCCGTGCTTGCCGGGGACCACCGGTGCGAAGTCTCGGGCAGGTCCATGACCCAGTGGAGCGCTTGGATTCAACCGTTGTTATGGGTTGGGCGGGTTTCCGTATTGACTGCCACAGTTACTGGTGGCGAAGCGTGTGGGTATCTGTTGACGGAGGGGGAGGGGTTCAAGTGTTGGTGGTTATGGCGACAACTGTTCTTCTGAAGTACCAAACAGTTGTCAGTGCACGCTTGGGACACTTATGTGCCTTCGTTTGGAAGGCGTTTTCTTTGCTTCG includes:
- the bioF gene encoding 8-amino-7-oxononanoate synthase, translated to MSDTSAALFDTLKQGLADIDRNGLRRRRKVADSACAAHMMVDGRKIIGFASNDYLGLAAHETLREALAEGARKYGAGSGGSHLLGGHSRAHAKLEDDLAAFSGGFVNQARALYFSTGYMANLATLTTLGALSGRDTLMFCDALNHASLIDGARLSRAEIRIYPHADAEALDAMLDASRNVGATKIIVTDSVFSMDGDIAPLARLLEVAERYGAWLVVDDAHGFGVLGPQGRGALADAALHSPHLVYVGTLGKAAGVSGAFVIAHETVIEWFVQRARPYIFTTASVPAVAHAVSASLKIIGGTEGDERRAHLATLIDSTRAILKRTQWQPVDSHTAVQPLIIGGNEETLQLAAALDEHRMWVPAIRPPTVPVGTSRLRISLSAAHSHEDLAKLDHALQTLSNRP
- a CDS encoding 2-hydroxyacid dehydrogenase → MKIILYEHQAEAQEWLDDLSRALPEADIRLWQPGDNAPADYAVVWRAPRELFANRPDLQAVFNLGAGVDAILDIERKEPGTLPPNALLVRLEDSGMAQQMEEYAIYTVLRYLRRMDEYEAIQREHRWEKLEPHPRKTFTVGVLGMGVLGARVARTLTTLGVPVRGFSRTKREIEGVQTFAGAEQFDAFLDGAKMLINLLPHTPDTEGILNARAFERLAAGAYIVNLARGAHVVDDDLLRAMKTGQVAAAALDVFHQEPLPDNHPFWTTPRIEITPHVAAITLRDESIEQIALKIRALARGEPISGIVDVKRGY
- a CDS encoding hydroxymethylglutaryl-CoA lyase; translated protein: MLPPKVKIVEVAPRDGLQNEKDFVATGLKIDLINRLAKAGLQNVESASFVSPKWVPQMADGAAVMAGIERRPGTIYSALTPNLRGFEAAFEAKVDEIVIFGAASEAFSQKNINCSIAESIARFEPVAKAAKEAGLRVRGSISCALGCPYQGDVPVASVVDVVERMKALGCDEIDIADTIGVGTAGRTREVMAAVSKVFPRERLSGHFHDTYGQAVANVYAALQEGIEIFHASVAGLGGCPYAKGATGNVATEDVIFLLNGLGIETGVDLDQLVEIGDFISQAIGKPSASRVGRALLAKKRHGVTPCV
- the bioD gene encoding dethiobiotin synthase; translation: MTAPLSIFVTGTDTEIGKTLVSAALLHGFASLGLRAAAMKPIAAGAFERNGEWHNEDADQLDAAANVTLPPSIRTPFLLKDAAAPHIAAARENVSLDIARIVEAHQAAIKQADVVVVEGVGGFRVPLTDVHDTADLAFALHLPVVLVVGMRLGCISHALLSAEAIAARGLHLVGWVANQIDPNMLFPAENIEAIRLRLDSQYNAPLLGVIPRLAPPDALTATKYIDTSLLLDTLRSADAGQ
- a CDS encoding enoyl-CoA hydratase/isomerase family protein: MNLQRLTVTADGHVARVTLNRPDVRNAFDDATIVELTAAFRALADDASIRVIILAANGPSFCAGADLNWMKRMADYSDAENRADALGLATMLNTIYTCRKPVIACVQGDAYAGGMGLVAVADIAITADSAHFCLSEAKLGLMPATIAPYVIRAIGARASHRYFVTAERIDANEALRIGLVHQVVSDEALDATVDAVAAAIAANSPNAVRECKQLVVDLADKTIDDTLISDTADRIARIRASDEGRDGVRSFLEKRKPSWLA
- the bioB gene encoding biotin synthase BioB — protein: MSQLQTAETSAQTSAPQTLARWRVADIVALYDLPFNDLLFRAQTVHREYFDANTVQLSTLLSIKTGGCPEDCAYCPQSSHHDTGLKAEKLMPVDEVLKAAEIAKANGATRFCMGAAWRNPKDQHLEPIADMIRGVKAMGLETCVTLGMLEAHQATRLRDAGLDYYNHNLDTSPEFYGQIISTRTYQDRLDTLEHVRDAGINVCCGGIVGMGESRRERAGLITQLANMEPYPESVPINNLVQVEGTPLTGTAPLDPFEFVRTIAVARITMPKAMVRLSAGREQMNEALQALCFVAGANSIFYGDQLLTTSNPQAEADRKLLERLGMRAEASQQMETADACDVKCGHAQVQ
- the bioA gene encoding adenosylmethionine--8-amino-7-oxononanoate transaminase is translated as MNLNNQHTPATDDWIARSLRAVWHPCTQMKHHERMPLVPIARGKGPWLYDHNGNRYLDAISSWWVNLFGHANPDINAALKDQLDTLEHAMLAGCTHEPAVLLAERLNALTHNTLGHAFFASDGASAVEIALKMSFHFWRNSGHTEKREFVCLANSYHGETIGALGVTDVALFKDAYDPLIRNAHVVTSPDARNAREGKTARDVAQRALADMKSLFEAKASQLAAVIVEPLVQCAAGMAMHDPYYLKGLRALCDQYGVHLIADEIAVGCGRSGTFFACEQAGIWPDFICLSKGISGGYLPLSIVLTRDEIYAAFYDDDMTRGFLHSHSYTGNPLACRAALATLDLFDSANVLEENRRKSSLLRTALSPLQDHAHVKNLRQQGTIFAFDAVIEDPAQARTFSRRFFENALKQELLLRPIGTTVYLMPPYILSDDEQTLLAERTLEVFDTTLAEAA
- a CDS encoding RBBP9/YdeN family alpha/beta hydrolase, translated to MSSNSTSAWPPRLVTVPGLHGSEGAHWQTWLERQLPKSRRVMQDDWDAPQLDTWAQAVADTVSSVRGRVILAAHSFGCLAAAHAIAEVLTGDAVAGVLFVAPASPDKFRFAGTFEARKLNVPSVLIASQTDPWMPFDDALRLASQFGSALVNLGDAGHINTAAGFGPWPRAKYFVDTLIHCAAPSHFGEKKAVARDVFERFEQPAYG
- a CDS encoding sulfate ABC transporter substrate-binding protein; the protein is MAGLKHWAAFAALGLSTFAHADTSLLNVSYDVTRELYKDIDTAFIADYKQKNGETLSVRQSHGASSAQALSVMQGLQADVVTMNQPNDVDLLVERGGLVPANWRTHFPNNAVPYTTTMVFLVRAGNPKNIKDWSDLARPGVQVVIANPKTSGNGRYAYLAAWGYKKQQGATDQQAQAFEKAIFKNVPVLDTGGRGATTTFTQRGIGDVLVTFENEVALMDTGAGTGAGGKDFSSVYPSVSLLAEPPVAVVDKVVDKRGTRKQAQAYLQYLWTPAVQEIIAQHHLRPRNAEVLAKHASEFKPIKTFTVEQVFGNWQKAQQTHFADGGTFDQVIVDKN